A stretch of the Candidatus Endomicrobium procryptotermitis genome encodes the following:
- a CDS encoding P-II family nitrogen regulator — translation MKKLEIIIRPDKLETLKSILNNHAIGGITVTSVMGCGQQKGGLVSGGLKSFKAKGLKIAGMNLLPKIQAVVVVDDLAVNDILNLIYEKISSGKVGDGKVFILPVDDVMRIRTGERGVKAI, via the coding sequence ATGAAAAAGCTCGAAATTATAATACGTCCAGATAAACTGGAAACTTTAAAATCGATTTTGAATAATCATGCTATTGGCGGGATAACCGTTACCAGTGTTATGGGTTGTGGACAGCAGAAAGGCGGGCTTGTATCGGGCGGATTGAAAAGTTTTAAAGCTAAAGGTTTAAAAATAGCAGGCATGAATCTGCTGCCGAAGATACAAGCGGTCGTAGTCGTTGATGATTTGGCGGTAAATGATATTTTAAATCTCATATATGAGAAAATTTCGTCTGGCAAAGTTGGAGATGGCAAAGTTTTTATTCTTCCTGTTGACGATGTCATGAGAATACGTACTGGAGAAAGAGGAGTAAAAGCGATTTAA
- a CDS encoding pyridoxal phosphate-dependent aminotransferase produces MKYNFDKIIDRKNTNSLKYDFAFEQGYPQDVLPLWVADMDFQTPPEVRRVLIQSAKHAVFGYTVPKNSYFDAVQNWFFKKFGFKSKHEWIVTSPGIVFSIASAIKAFTSKNDSVLIQTPVYYPFHSCVKVNGRKLVKNSLVYCNGKYIIDFKDFERKITTNNIKLFLLCSPHNPVGRVWTKNELLKMGKVCLKHDVIIVSDEIHCDFIFKGYEHTVFATLGKKFLNDSIICTSPSKTFNLAGLQISNIFIADEDKRHKFKLEIEKTGYSQLNTMGIISCQSAYENDTRWVDELNEYLQNNLEYIRNFIKENIPMVKLIEPEGTYLLWLDFRGLKITESKLKNLIANEAKLHLSYGKGFGVEGKGFFRINIACPLSTIKKAFNRLKNAILNY; encoded by the coding sequence ATGAAATATAATTTTGACAAAATCATCGACAGAAAAAATACAAATTCACTTAAATACGATTTTGCATTTGAGCAAGGCTACCCGCAGGATGTGCTGCCGCTCTGGGTTGCAGATATGGATTTCCAAACGCCGCCAGAAGTTAGAAGAGTTTTAATACAATCGGCCAAACACGCGGTTTTCGGATATACAGTTCCAAAAAATAGTTATTTTGACGCGGTACAAAACTGGTTTTTCAAAAAATTCGGCTTTAAATCAAAACATGAATGGATTGTTACATCTCCTGGCATAGTATTTTCAATAGCTTCAGCGATTAAAGCTTTCACATCAAAAAATGATTCCGTGCTTATACAAACTCCGGTTTATTATCCGTTTCATTCATGCGTAAAGGTAAATGGTAGAAAACTTGTCAAAAATTCGCTTGTGTACTGCAATGGGAAATATATCATAGATTTTAAAGATTTTGAAAGAAAAATAACCACTAATAATATAAAATTATTTTTATTGTGCAGTCCACACAATCCGGTGGGTCGGGTGTGGACAAAAAACGAACTGCTGAAAATGGGCAAAGTTTGTCTAAAACATGATGTAATAATAGTATCGGATGAAATTCACTGCGATTTTATATTTAAAGGGTATGAACATACAGTTTTCGCAACACTCGGTAAAAAATTTTTAAACGACTCAATAATATGTACATCTCCAAGTAAAACTTTTAATCTTGCAGGACTTCAGATTTCGAACATTTTTATTGCTGATGAAGACAAAAGGCACAAATTTAAACTTGAAATCGAAAAAACCGGATACAGCCAGCTAAACACTATGGGAATCATCTCCTGCCAAAGCGCCTATGAAAATGACACTCGTTGGGTAGACGAATTAAATGAATATCTTCAAAATAATCTGGAATATATAAGGAATTTCATAAAAGAAAATATTCCGATGGTCAAACTTATAGAACCGGAAGGAACATATCTATTATGGTTGGATTTCAGAGGTCTAAAAATAACCGAAAGTAAATTGAAAAATCTTATCGCAAATGAAGCTAAACTACATTTGTCGTATGGAAAAGGGTTCGGCGTTGAAGGAAAAGGATTTTTTAGAATAAACATCGCATGTCCGCTTTCAACAATAAAAAAAGCTTTTAACAGGCTGAAAAATGCC